In Agrobacterium tumefaciens, a single genomic region encodes these proteins:
- the pip gene encoding prolyl aminopeptidase → MTEELRGFYPEIEPFETGMLDVGDGHVIYWERVGTRGAKPAVFLHGGPGGGVNPTHRRVFDPALYDVILFDQRGCGRSTPHAELEANTTWHLVADIERLRELCGFEKWMVFGGSWGSTLALAYAETHPERVSELVLRGIYTVTRPELDWYYQFGVSEMYPDHWEKFIAPIPEAERGEMMRAYNRYLTGTDEAKKLECAKAWSQWEGATISLVSDPHRVDDFGEDEYAIAFARIENHFFVNDCWLEEEQLLRNAGRLKDIPGVIVHGRYDMPCPLKYAWQLAKAWPKADFNIIEAAGHALSEPGILDQLIRANDRFAGK, encoded by the coding sequence ATGACTGAAGAACTGCGCGGCTTTTACCCCGAGATCGAACCTTTCGAAACCGGCATGCTGGATGTCGGCGACGGGCATGTGATCTATTGGGAGCGGGTGGGTACGCGTGGCGCGAAACCCGCGGTTTTCCTGCATGGCGGACCGGGTGGCGGGGTGAACCCCACGCATCGCCGGGTTTTCGATCCCGCACTTTACGATGTCATCCTGTTCGATCAGCGCGGCTGCGGCCGCTCCACGCCACATGCGGAGCTTGAGGCCAATACCACCTGGCATCTGGTTGCCGATATCGAAAGGTTGCGGGAACTCTGCGGTTTCGAAAAATGGATGGTTTTCGGCGGCTCCTGGGGTTCGACGTTGGCGCTCGCTTATGCCGAAACCCATCCCGAACGCGTCAGCGAACTCGTCCTGCGCGGTATCTACACCGTCACCAGGCCGGAGCTCGACTGGTATTATCAGTTCGGCGTCTCCGAAATGTATCCTGACCACTGGGAGAAATTCATCGCGCCCATTCCGGAGGCGGAGCGCGGTGAGATGATGCGGGCCTATAACCGCTATCTCACCGGCACCGACGAGGCGAAAAAACTGGAATGCGCGAAGGCGTGGAGCCAGTGGGAGGGCGCGACCATCTCGCTCGTCAGCGACCCTCATCGTGTGGATGATTTCGGTGAGGATGAATACGCCATCGCCTTCGCACGCATTGAGAACCATTTCTTCGTCAATGACTGCTGGCTGGAGGAAGAGCAATTGCTGCGCAACGCCGGCAGGCTGAAAGATATTCCTGGTGTCATCGTGCATGGGCGTTATGACATGCCCTGCCCGCTGAAATATGCCTGGCAGCTGGCCAAGGCCTGGCCGAAGGCGGATTTCAACATCATCGAGGCGGCCGGGCATGCGCTGAGCGAGCCGGGCATTCTTGACCAGCTGATCCGCGCAAACGATCGCTTTGCCGGGAAATGA
- a CDS encoding TIGR00730 family Rossman fold protein — translation MTDKNTAIRSICVYCGSQPGRDPAHMEAGRALGKSIAENGIRLVYGGGTKGIMGAVASGVLSNGGEVTGIIPEFLVDMEATRHSLGQLNELVITKDMHERKHMMFERSDAFVTLPGGVGTLEEIVEIMTWAQLGRHAKPMVFANINGFWNPMLELVQHMRDQGFIHRAHLLNPLIVDEVKDIVPAIIDRALAQQNPEGDPSVISRL, via the coding sequence ATGACGGACAAAAATACAGCGATTCGATCCATCTGCGTTTATTGCGGCTCCCAGCCCGGACGTGACCCGGCTCATATGGAAGCAGGCCGCGCGCTTGGGAAATCCATTGCCGAAAACGGCATTCGCCTCGTTTACGGCGGCGGCACCAAGGGCATCATGGGCGCGGTTGCCAGTGGCGTTCTTTCCAATGGCGGCGAAGTGACCGGCATCATACCGGAATTTCTGGTCGATATGGAGGCAACACGCCATTCTCTCGGACAATTGAACGAGCTCGTCATCACCAAGGACATGCATGAGCGCAAACATATGATGTTCGAGCGCTCGGATGCCTTCGTGACCCTGCCCGGCGGCGTCGGCACTCTGGAAGAGATCGTCGAGATCATGACCTGGGCGCAGCTCGGCCGTCACGCCAAGCCGATGGTCTTCGCCAATATCAACGGCTTCTGGAACCCCATGCTTGAGCTAGTGCAGCACATGCGCGATCAGGGCTTCATCCACCGCGCCCATCTTCTGAACCCGCTCATCGTCGACGAGGTGAAGGACATCGTGCCCGCCATCATCGACCGGGCGCTGGCGCAGCAGAACCCGGAAGGCGATCCCTCGGTGATTTCCCGCCTCTGA
- a CDS encoding LysM peptidoglycan-binding domain-containing protein produces MKNNKAGLLALIVLGIASLLMIFFVLPRISNDGKPIGDAINEAGNAVKNSVEMGADKAGDILSDAAEETANIADKVGRRAASATQSIKDMASLFADNKVPSDADFAAARKKVEASLKELTNIDIPESLDETTSRLITTARSAAERATAFLRGLPDNAAAAAEQVRRLAGVFAGTDDGAPEAAKPAATPADAAQVASGTPTFDVLRVEPDGSAVIAGKAQPGAKLEILSNGKVIAQTTIDGTGDFAAVFDNPLPPGDHELVLRSTDANGKVTQSEEVATVSVPQSKSGELLAMVSKPGKASRVLAMPEAAPPALQPQQATPSQPSAATAETTANNAPAPSSATAAPAAAPLTSSVQVTAVEFEGSKIFVAGSAPAGSTVRALVDDKEIGKSTTEASGHFVIEGDVDLAVGSHIITVEELNADGTAKVRVRVPFERPQTDQATVAMQAPSASSSANTTAAPAENQSTASDRAAFEKLRTDVAKAFGILSNLYKDQATPALDQAIAGRSAVVIALKSLSEFRTAAATEPAFTAFAGDITGKARQLLATVEAWPNDVAAIGKGIASLASRLAELHIIAPPAPAPQAPAGPQTFEQAPLAESQNSVIIRRGDTLWQISRRVYGQGVRYTTIYLANEDQIKNPDLIEPGQIFGVPKEALPNAEELHRKRLKSGS; encoded by the coding sequence ATGAAAAACAATAAGGCCGGTTTGCTGGCGCTGATCGTGCTGGGCATTGCGTCCCTGCTCATGATCTTTTTCGTCCTGCCGAGGATTTCCAATGACGGCAAACCGATCGGCGACGCCATCAACGAGGCGGGCAACGCCGTGAAGAACAGCGTTGAAATGGGAGCCGACAAGGCGGGCGATATCCTCTCCGACGCGGCCGAGGAGACGGCCAATATTGCCGACAAGGTCGGGCGTCGGGCGGCTTCCGCAACCCAGTCGATCAAGGACATGGCCTCGCTTTTCGCCGATAACAAGGTTCCCTCCGACGCCGATTTCGCAGCCGCCCGCAAGAAGGTCGAAGCTTCGCTGAAGGAACTGACCAATATCGACATTCCAGAGTCGCTGGACGAAACCACGTCGCGGCTCATCACCACGGCGCGTTCTGCGGCCGAACGCGCTACGGCCTTCCTGCGTGGCTTGCCTGACAATGCTGCGGCTGCAGCAGAACAGGTCCGCCGTCTGGCCGGCGTTTTCGCAGGCACCGACGATGGCGCGCCCGAAGCCGCAAAACCGGCCGCCACTCCCGCCGACGCCGCTCAGGTCGCTTCCGGCACACCGACTTTCGACGTGCTGCGTGTCGAGCCCGATGGTTCGGCCGTGATCGCCGGCAAGGCGCAGCCCGGCGCAAAGCTTGAAATTCTGAGCAACGGCAAGGTGATCGCCCAGACGACCATCGACGGCACGGGCGATTTCGCCGCCGTTTTCGACAATCCCCTGCCGCCCGGCGATCATGAGCTGGTGCTGCGTTCAACCGATGCCAACGGCAAGGTGACGCAGTCCGAGGAAGTGGCAACCGTTTCCGTGCCGCAGAGCAAGTCGGGCGAGCTTCTGGCCATGGTTTCCAAACCCGGCAAGGCAAGCCGCGTGCTGGCCATGCCGGAGGCCGCACCTCCGGCGCTCCAGCCGCAGCAGGCCACGCCGTCGCAACCGTCTGCGGCAACCGCCGAAACCACCGCCAACAATGCGCCCGCACCCTCCTCCGCCACGGCCGCCCCCGCCGCTGCCCCGCTCACGTCGAGCGTTCAGGTCACCGCCGTCGAATTCGAGGGATCGAAGATCTTCGTCGCGGGTTCCGCGCCCGCCGGTTCGACCGTTCGCGCGCTTGTCGATGACAAGGAAATCGGCAAGAGCACGACTGAGGCCTCCGGTCATTTCGTCATCGAAGGCGATGTCGATCTGGCCGTCGGTAGCCATATCATCACCGTCGAGGAACTGAATGCCGACGGCACGGCGAAGGTGCGCGTGCGCGTTCCCTTCGAGCGGCCGCAGACCGATCAGGCAACCGTCGCCATGCAGGCCCCATCGGCCTCATCTTCCGCCAACACGACCGCGGCACCGGCTGAAAACCAGAGCACGGCAAGCGACCGCGCCGCGTTTGAAAAGCTGCGCACCGATGTCGCCAAGGCATTCGGCATCCTGTCCAATCTCTACAAGGACCAAGCAACGCCGGCGCTCGATCAGGCCATTGCCGGCCGCTCGGCGGTGGTGATCGCGCTTAAATCACTCTCCGAGTTCCGCACCGCCGCTGCCACCGAGCCTGCCTTCACCGCTTTTGCCGGCGATATCACGGGCAAGGCGCGCCAGCTGCTTGCAACGGTCGAAGCCTGGCCGAACGATGTGGCAGCCATCGGCAAGGGCATCGCCTCGCTGGCTAGCCGCCTCGCCGAACTGCACATCATCGCTCCGCCTGCCCCCGCGCCGCAGGCACCTGCCGGCCCGCAGACCTTCGAGCAGGCGCCGCTTGCCGAAAGCCAGAACAGCGTCATCATCCGCCGCGGCGACACGCTGTGGCAGATTTCCCGTCGCGTGTACGGACAGGGTGTGCGTTACACCACGATCTACCTCGCCAATGAAGACCAGATCAAAAACCCTGATCTGATCGAGCCCGGCCAGATTTTCGGCGTGCCGAAAGAGGCGCTGCCCAATGCGGAGGAACTCCACCGCAAGCGGCTGAAGAGCGGCTCCTGA
- a CDS encoding GFA family protein has translation MTTHTGGCQCGAVRFRATGDLKDNSICHCRMCQKAFGAYYAPLVSVRNVEFEWTRGEPKRFQSSSVVKRGFCPECGTPLTYEAPDGMAVAAGAFDDPAALPPTIQWGVERKIDFVDSLHTLPAVPTEDDLTSVDYLTNLVSYQHPDHDTTQWPPENRQ, from the coding sequence ATGACCACCCATACCGGCGGATGCCAATGCGGCGCGGTCCGTTTTCGTGCCACTGGCGACCTGAAAGACAATTCCATCTGCCATTGCCGCATGTGTCAGAAGGCCTTCGGCGCCTATTACGCGCCGCTGGTTTCGGTGCGCAACGTGGAATTCGAATGGACGCGCGGCGAGCCGAAACGGTTTCAATCCTCCAGCGTCGTCAAGCGCGGCTTCTGCCCGGAATGCGGCACGCCGCTGACCTATGAGGCGCCGGATGGTATGGCCGTTGCAGCCGGCGCGTTCGACGATCCCGCGGCACTACCGCCGACAATCCAGTGGGGGGTGGAGCGCAAGATCGATTTCGTCGATAGTCTCCACACCCTGCCCGCCGTTCCGACGGAAGACGACTTGACCTCGGTGGACTATCTCACCAACCTGGTTTCCTATCAGCACCCCGACCATGACACGACACAATGGCCGCCGGAGAACAGACAATGA
- the rarD gene encoding EamA family transporter RarD, which translates to MALDKTLPAQEGGDSARGFAFALSAYLLWGFLPIYMKAVAHISPIEVIVHRVIWSVPIGAAVLIALGRTAEIRTALKTPKMLAMASLTAALISINWGIYIWAIGAGRALDAALGYFINPLFSIFLGAVLLKEKLYPAQIAAICLVGLAVAILTWHAGSLPWVSIALTVSWGFYAFFRKTLPIGATQGFLLEVMLLSIPAVLVMIWLAFSGQAHFMGGNSTDTWLLAASGVITAVPLILYGNGAKLLRLSTIGIMQYIAPTMIFLIAIFIFKEPFDMVRMAAFAMIWVALAIYTGSSLLRLKR; encoded by the coding sequence ATGGCACTCGACAAAACGCTCCCGGCCCAAGAGGGCGGCGATAGCGCGCGCGGTTTTGCTTTCGCGCTCTCCGCATATCTGCTGTGGGGTTTTCTTCCCATCTACATGAAGGCCGTTGCACATATTTCGCCGATAGAGGTCATCGTGCACCGCGTCATCTGGTCGGTGCCGATTGGCGCCGCCGTCCTCATCGCTCTCGGTCGCACGGCGGAAATCCGCACTGCGCTGAAAACCCCTAAAATGCTCGCAATGGCAAGCCTCACGGCCGCCCTTATCAGCATCAACTGGGGCATCTATATCTGGGCGATCGGCGCGGGCCGCGCACTCGATGCCGCGCTCGGCTATTTTATCAATCCGCTGTTCAGCATCTTCCTCGGCGCCGTTCTCCTGAAGGAAAAACTCTATCCGGCGCAGATCGCCGCCATCTGCCTCGTGGGGCTGGCAGTCGCCATCCTCACCTGGCATGCGGGAAGCCTTCCGTGGGTATCCATCGCGCTCACCGTGTCCTGGGGTTTTTACGCCTTCTTCCGCAAGACCTTGCCGATCGGCGCAACACAGGGCTTCCTGCTGGAAGTCATGCTGCTATCCATCCCCGCCGTGCTGGTCATGATCTGGCTCGCCTTCAGTGGACAGGCGCATTTCATGGGCGGCAATTCCACTGACACATGGCTTCTGGCGGCAAGCGGCGTCATTACCGCCGTTCCCCTCATTCTCTATGGCAATGGCGCCAAACTGCTGCGGCTGTCGACCATCGGCATCATGCAATATATCGCACCGACGATGATCTTCCTCATCGCCATCTTCATCTTCAAGGAACCCTTCGACATGGTGCGGATGGCAGCCTTCGCGATGATCTGGGTAGCGCTGGCGATCTATACCGGCTCAAGCCTGTTGCGGCTCAAGCGGTAA
- a CDS encoding peptidoglycan D,D-transpeptidase FtsI family protein yields MIAFVMRLRSRAHFIIQRHPGKTGDAILGSAARRRVDARVRLGIVIAFFAAIYVVVAARLVQYGIAEPVATAWINTGANAVASRPDIIDRNGMLLATDLNMVSLYADPRRVVDPDEVVEKLATVIPNLDWRETHRRLRSDTGFQWLRRQLTPRQQADILNLGIPGIGFRPEKRRFYPGGPTASHIIGHVNVDNQGLAGMERYLDQQGLADLRAVGLASGAPLEPVKLSIDMRVQNIVREVVVKAKSAYEAEAAGSVILDVETGEVLAMASVPDYDPNEPSRTLADGSIDRDYEKGWFNRMSNATFEMGSTFKSFTLAMGLDAGAITLNSVVDASRPIRMGGFTIKDFKGRNRPLSIPEVFQYSSNIGTAAVADKVGVEGHQQFLTKLGLLTKMDTEMPGVATPTQPRVWKKINSVTISFGHGVATTPLQTAVAAAALINGGNLMSPTFLPRSKEDAALLSRSVVTQKTSADMRYLFNWNGIKGSGRGAQVEGFHVGGKTGTADKVINGRYAKNINFNAFVAGFPMHKPKYVVLTMIDAPRTGVNGGRTAASTAAPMTREIIARTAGLLGVKPRFGYDATPLLLVDY; encoded by the coding sequence ATGATTGCTTTTGTGATGCGGCTCAGGAGCCGGGCGCATTTTATTATTCAGAGACATCCCGGCAAGACTGGCGATGCCATCCTCGGTTCCGCCGCCCGCCGCCGGGTCGATGCGCGGGTGAGGCTCGGTATCGTGATCGCCTTCTTCGCCGCCATCTATGTCGTCGTCGCTGCACGCCTCGTGCAATATGGCATTGCCGAACCGGTGGCGACCGCCTGGATCAATACCGGTGCCAATGCGGTGGCCTCCCGGCCTGATATCATCGACCGCAACGGCATGCTTCTGGCGACCGATCTCAACATGGTGTCGCTTTATGCCGATCCGCGCCGGGTGGTCGATCCCGATGAGGTCGTGGAGAAGCTCGCGACCGTCATCCCCAATCTCGACTGGCGCGAAACGCATCGGCGTCTGCGCTCGGATACCGGCTTCCAGTGGCTGCGGCGCCAGCTGACGCCGCGGCAACAGGCGGACATTCTCAATCTCGGCATACCCGGCATCGGTTTCCGGCCGGAAAAACGGCGGTTCTATCCCGGCGGACCGACCGCTTCGCATATTATTGGCCACGTCAATGTCGACAATCAGGGGCTTGCCGGCATGGAGCGATATCTCGACCAGCAGGGGCTGGCCGATCTGCGCGCCGTCGGCCTTGCCAGTGGCGCACCGCTGGAGCCCGTGAAGCTTTCCATCGATATGCGCGTGCAGAACATCGTCCGCGAGGTCGTCGTGAAGGCGAAGAGCGCCTATGAGGCGGAAGCCGCGGGCTCGGTCATCCTCGATGTGGAGACCGGCGAGGTGCTGGCCATGGCCTCGGTGCCGGACTACGACCCCAACGAACCGTCCCGCACCCTTGCCGATGGCAGCATCGACAGGGACTACGAAAAGGGCTGGTTCAACCGCATGAGCAACGCCACCTTCGAAATGGGGTCCACATTCAAGAGCTTCACGCTGGCCATGGGGCTGGATGCCGGGGCGATCACCCTCAATTCGGTGGTGGATGCCTCGCGGCCGATCCGCATGGGCGGCTTCACCATCAAGGATTTCAAGGGCCGGAACCGTCCGCTGTCGATCCCGGAAGTGTTTCAATACTCATCGAATATCGGCACGGCGGCGGTGGCCGACAAGGTTGGTGTCGAAGGCCACCAGCAGTTCCTGACGAAACTCGGGCTGCTAACGAAAATGGATACGGAAATGCCCGGTGTCGCCACGCCGACCCAGCCGAGGGTGTGGAAGAAGATCAATTCCGTCACCATCTCCTTCGGCCATGGTGTTGCGACTACGCCGCTGCAGACGGCAGTGGCGGCCGCAGCCCTCATCAATGGCGGCAACCTGATGTCGCCGACTTTCCTGCCGCGCTCGAAAGAGGATGCGGCCTTGCTTTCACGCAGCGTCGTCACTCAGAAGACGAGTGCGGATATGCGTTACCTGTTCAACTGGAACGGCATCAAGGGTTCCGGCCGTGGCGCACAGGTGGAGGGATTTCATGTCGGCGGCAAGACCGGAACGGCCGACAAGGTGATCAATGGCCGTTATGCCAAGAACATCAATTTCAACGCCTTCGTTGCCGGTTTTCCCATGCACAAGCCGAAATATGTCGTGCTGACGATGATCGACGCCCCGAGGACCGGCGTGAATGGCGGGCGTACCGCGGCCTCCACCGCAGCCCCGATGACGCGTGAGATCATCGCCCGGACGGCTGGGCTTCTCGGGGTCAAGCCGCGTTTCGGCTATGATGCAACGCCGCTATTGCTGGTCGATTATTGA
- a CDS encoding GFA family protein encodes MSESGFSGGCQCGAVRFHAGKLGRPSICHCRMCQKHFGNFFGALVTADQAHLTWTRGQPALFRSSQKIHRGFCNKCGTPLTYHYPGGVEIAIGAFDHPDEIEPQVQVNIHKRMPWIEQLFSKPAVEQGVDEAEITSYQHPDHDTAKWPPEEL; translated from the coding sequence ATGAGCGAAAGCGGTTTTTCCGGCGGCTGCCAATGCGGTGCCGTGCGGTTCCATGCGGGCAAACTCGGCCGGCCCTCCATATGCCATTGCCGCATGTGCCAGAAACATTTCGGCAATTTCTTCGGCGCACTCGTCACCGCTGATCAGGCGCATCTGACCTGGACACGCGGCCAGCCCGCCCTCTTCCGCTCGTCGCAGAAAATCCATCGCGGTTTCTGCAACAAATGCGGCACGCCGCTCACCTATCATTATCCCGGCGGTGTGGAGATTGCCATCGGCGCCTTCGATCACCCCGACGAGATCGAGCCGCAGGTGCAGGTCAATATCCACAAGCGCATGCCGTGGATCGAGCAACTCTTCTCCAAACCGGCAGTCGAACAGGGCGTCGACGAGGCCGAGATCACCTCCTACCAACATCCGGATCATGACACGGCCAAATGGCCGCCCGAGGAACTATAA
- a CDS encoding phosphatidylserine decarboxylase encodes MNLFDTIRNTIVPIHKEGYVFVAAFFVASLVLGWIAEPLFWVGLVLTAWCAYFFRDPERVTPQDDDLIISPADGKVSAVQSVVPPLELELGKEPLVRISVFMNVFNCHVNRAPVRGRIVNVAYRPGLFLNAEVDKASEDNERNGLVIETSHGKVGVVQIAGMVARRIVCWVKPNEPVDAGERFGLIRFGSRLDIFLPAGFEPRVSVGQTAIAGETVLAEFGSAKGPVLSRRG; translated from the coding sequence ATGAATCTGTTCGACACCATTCGCAACACCATCGTACCGATCCACAAGGAAGGTTATGTCTTCGTGGCGGCCTTCTTCGTCGCTTCGCTGGTGCTCGGCTGGATCGCCGAACCGCTCTTCTGGGTCGGTCTCGTGCTGACGGCCTGGTGCGCCTATTTCTTCCGTGACCCGGAGCGCGTCACGCCGCAGGATGACGACCTCATCATCAGCCCGGCCGATGGCAAGGTTTCCGCGGTGCAGAGCGTCGTTCCGCCGCTGGAGCTGGAACTCGGTAAGGAACCGCTGGTGCGCATTTCGGTGTTCATGAACGTGTTCAACTGCCATGTGAACCGTGCGCCCGTGCGCGGCCGCATCGTCAATGTCGCTTACCGTCCCGGCCTCTTCCTCAATGCCGAAGTCGACAAGGCTTCCGAAGACAATGAGCGCAACGGCCTCGTCATCGAGACCTCGCACGGCAAGGTCGGCGTGGTGCAGATTGCCGGCATGGTTGCGCGGCGCATCGTCTGCTGGGTAAAGCCGAATGAACCTGTTGACGCCGGTGAGCGTTTCGGCCTTATCCGTTTCGGTTCGCGCCTCGATATCTTCCTTCCCGCAGGTTTCGAGCCGCGTGTATCGGTCGGCCAGACGGCGATTGCCGGGGAAACCGTGCTTGCCGAATTCGGCTCGGCCAAGGGTCCGGTCCTTAGCCGCCGCGGCTGA
- a CDS encoding ABCB family ABC transporter ATP-binding protein/permease encodes MATKKKTISADSSNPTQTLVNLWPYMWPEGRWDLKMRVIWATVFLIVAKLVLIAVPYFFKWATDALNGKLDMAGLVPAFLLGAVALVIAYNLTRLIQVGLNQLRDSLFASVGQHAVRQLAYRTFVHMHRLSLRFHLERKTGGLSRVIERGTKGIETIVRFTILNTAPTFIEFLLTAIIFWASYGFSYVLVTVITVWAYIWFTVRASNWRIGIRRAMNDSDTDANTKAIDSLLNFETVKYFGNEDMEARRFDIAMERYEKSAISIWTSLGWLNFGQGVIFGIGSTVMMVMSALAVQRGEQTIGDFVFVNALLLQLSVPLNFIGFVYREIRQGLTDIEQMFDLLEVEAEVTDRPDAKPLTAGPGAISFRDVHFAYDPERPILKGVSFDVPAGKTVAIVGPSGAGKSTISRLLYRFYDIQEGAVTIDGQDIRDVTQKSLRSMIGMVPQDTVLFNDTLAYNIRYGRPSATDEELKAAADAAQISAFIGKLPDGYATMVGERGLKLSGGEKQRVAIARTILKAPPILILDEATSALDTHTEQEIQSALDIVSKNRTTLVIAHRLSTVIGADEIIVLKEGLIAERGTHASLMAQNGLYASMWSRQREAIRAEEMLRHVRESDDLGVVDRGEPAH; translated from the coding sequence ATGGCCACGAAGAAAAAAACCATTTCGGCGGATTCCAGCAATCCGACCCAGACCCTTGTCAATCTCTGGCCCTATATGTGGCCGGAGGGCCGATGGGACCTGAAGATGCGGGTGATCTGGGCAACCGTGTTCCTCATCGTCGCCAAGCTGGTGCTGATCGCGGTTCCCTATTTCTTCAAATGGGCGACAGATGCGCTGAACGGCAAGCTCGATATGGCGGGTCTGGTTCCGGCCTTCCTGCTCGGCGCGGTGGCGCTGGTCATCGCTTATAATCTGACGCGGCTGATCCAGGTCGGGCTCAACCAGCTGCGCGATTCCCTCTTTGCCAGTGTCGGCCAGCATGCGGTGCGCCAGCTCGCCTATCGCACCTTCGTGCACATGCACCGGCTTTCGCTGCGTTTCCATCTGGAGCGCAAGACCGGCGGGCTTTCGCGGGTGATCGAGCGCGGTACGAAGGGCATCGAAACGATTGTCCGTTTCACCATTCTCAACACCGCACCAACCTTCATAGAATTCCTGCTGACGGCCATCATCTTCTGGGCATCCTATGGTTTTTCCTACGTGCTCGTCACCGTCATCACCGTCTGGGCCTATATCTGGTTCACCGTCAGGGCCAGCAACTGGCGTATCGGCATCCGCCGCGCCATGAATGACAGCGATACCGACGCCAATACCAAGGCGATCGACTCGCTTCTGAATTTCGAGACCGTCAAATATTTCGGCAACGAAGACATGGAGGCGCGGCGTTTCGACATCGCCATGGAACGTTACGAAAAATCGGCGATCTCCATCTGGACCTCGCTCGGCTGGCTGAACTTTGGTCAGGGCGTGATTTTCGGCATCGGCTCCACGGTCATGATGGTGATGTCGGCGCTTGCCGTGCAGCGCGGCGAACAGACCATCGGCGATTTCGTGTTCGTGAATGCGCTGCTGCTGCAGCTTTCCGTGCCGCTCAACTTCATCGGCTTCGTTTATCGCGAAATCCGCCAGGGCCTGACCGATATCGAACAGATGTTCGATCTTCTCGAAGTGGAGGCCGAAGTCACCGACAGGCCTGATGCGAAGCCGCTCACGGCCGGCCCCGGCGCCATCTCCTTCCGCGACGTGCATTTTGCCTACGATCCTGAAAGACCGATCCTCAAGGGCGTTTCCTTCGATGTGCCTGCGGGCAAGACGGTGGCGATCGTCGGTCCCTCGGGTGCAGGGAAATCGACGATCTCGCGACTGCTTTATCGTTTCTACGATATTCAGGAGGGTGCAGTTACCATCGACGGGCAGGATATTCGCGACGTGACGCAAAAGAGCCTGCGCTCGATGATCGGCATGGTGCCGCAGGATACGGTGCTGTTCAACGACACCCTCGCCTACAACATCCGTTACGGCCGTCCCTCCGCCACCGACGAGGAGCTGAAGGCAGCGGCGGATGCGGCGCAGATCAGCGCCTTCATCGGCAAGCTGCCGGACGGTTACGCCACCATGGTCGGCGAACGCGGTTTGAAACTGTCCGGCGGCGAAAAGCAGCGTGTGGCGATTGCCCGGACCATCCTCAAGGCGCCGCCGATCCTGATCCTCGACGAGGCGACCTCGGCGCTCGATACGCATACGGAACAGGAAATCCAGAGCGCGCTCGACATCGTCTCGAAAAACCGCACGACGCTGGTCATCGCCCACCGCCTCTCCACCGTCATCGGGGCGGATGAGATCATCGTTTTGAAGGAAGGGCTGATCGCAGAACGGGGAACGCACGCCTCGCTGATGGCGCAGAACGGCCTCTATGCCTCGATGTGGAGCCGCCAGCGCGAGGCGATCCGGGCGGAAGAGATGCTGCGTCATGTTCGCGAAAGCGACGATCTCGGCGTGGTGGACCGCGGCGAACCGGCGCATTGA
- the pssA gene encoding CDP-diacylglycerol--serine O-phosphatidyltransferase, translated as METPVAESQQNGKHEGRNDSGRGPRLREIPFRLVVPNLITVLAICAGLSGVRLAIEGRFELAVGMVLLAAFLDGIDGRIARMMKATSKFGEQMDSLADIVNFGVAPALVVYIYLLDQARSIGWIGALIYVIAAGLRLARFNVMIERPGKAPWQNEFFVGVPAPMGAMLVLLPVYLGFLGVEPDKPFAYVAAAYTVLIGYLLISRLPVWSGKSSTRIRRDLVLPMILVVVLYVAMLMSFTWEVLVLTVAAYLVFIPISARLWHRRYGTLTIEEDAHDDANGGNGLDRGI; from the coding sequence ATGGAAACGCCGGTGGCAGAGTCACAGCAGAACGGAAAACATGAGGGCCGCAACGATAGCGGCCGTGGGCCGCGCCTGAGGGAAATTCCCTTTCGCCTCGTCGTTCCCAATCTCATCACCGTTCTCGCCATCTGCGCGGGCCTGAGCGGCGTGCGCCTTGCCATTGAAGGCCGCTTCGAGCTGGCGGTCGGCATGGTGCTGCTCGCCGCCTTCCTCGACGGTATCGACGGGCGCATTGCCCGCATGATGAAGGCGACTTCCAAATTCGGCGAGCAGATGGATTCGCTTGCCGATATCGTCAATTTCGGTGTCGCCCCTGCCCTCGTCGTTTATATCTATCTGCTTGATCAGGCGCGTTCGATCGGCTGGATCGGCGCCCTCATCTATGTCATTGCCGCCGGCCTGCGTCTGGCGCGCTTCAACGTCATGATAGAGCGGCCGGGAAAGGCGCCCTGGCAGAACGAATTCTTTGTGGGCGTGCCGGCGCCGATGGGCGCCATGCTGGTGCTTCTGCCGGTTTATCTCGGCTTCCTCGGCGTCGAACCGGACAAGCCCTTCGCTTATGTCGCCGCCGCCTATACGGTCCTGATCGGTTATCTTCTCATCAGCCGCCTGCCGGTCTGGTCAGGAAAGTCCAGCACCCGCATCCGCCGCGATCTGGTGCTGCCGATGATCCTCGTCGTCGTGCTCTATGTGGCGATGCTGATGAGCTTCACCTGGGAAGTTCTGGTTCTGACGGTTGCCGCCTATCTCGTCTTCATTCCCATCAGCGCGCGTCTCTGGCACCGCCGCTACGGCACGCTGACCATCGAGGAAGACGCGCATGACGATGCCAATGGCGGCAACGGCCTCGATCGCGGCATTTAA